One genomic window of Candidatus Tanganyikabacteria bacterium includes the following:
- a CDS encoding GH3 auxin-responsive promoter family protein, with protein MPLAPALLQPVGQLSRRAEALAFDRAAVDPRTAQARLLLEYLEASKDTEFGRLHGFGALATPERFAARLPLMSPEDSQHWVGRLLRGERKLLTAEDPIFYGLTTGSSGHHKYLPITPGYRTAFQRTVKVAFWHLYRRFPRAFRSRLLYFVGPRRFEVAPDGLDVGSMSGYNFTEQPPLVRALYAWPGELFAVPDLNTRSYLALLLAIRGDISLITGVFPLPIISLLRDLEQRAEDLATDLERGTLRGAGPLTPHQQAFFARGPRPDLAARLARAARAPVEEKAALAWPNLDLCYCWCTSTAGSYVPELRRRLGPGVKVRDAIYAATEAWCNVPLGDEETGGPLAITSAYYEFIPEAGGDPVPLEGLRDGARYFIVVTTAAGLYRYVIGDLVEVCGQYLATPRIRFVRKAGASSNLAGEQLDESHVNQAVGEALASLGGELSWFALVGDTGGEQPGYDLLLEPAPGAALSDVALDALGAEVEARLGRIAYNYGLHRGGGRLRALRAVRVPAGSYAAWRGRKVAGGTSEAQLKSVHLYALRAEVPPEFAAISRS; from the coding sequence ATGCCCCTGGCGCCAGCCTTGTTGCAGCCGGTCGGCCAGCTTTCTCGCCGGGCGGAGGCCCTGGCCTTCGACCGGGCGGCGGTTGACCCCCGCACCGCGCAGGCCCGGCTGCTGCTCGAGTACCTGGAGGCCAGCAAGGACACCGAGTTTGGCCGCCTGCACGGCTTCGGGGCGCTGGCGACTCCCGAGCGTTTCGCGGCCCGCCTGCCCCTCATGTCGCCCGAGGACTCGCAACACTGGGTGGGGCGCCTGCTGCGGGGCGAGCGCAAGCTCTTGACCGCCGAGGATCCCATCTTCTACGGCCTCACCACCGGCTCGTCGGGCCACCACAAGTACCTCCCGATCACGCCCGGGTACCGGACGGCGTTCCAGCGCACCGTGAAGGTGGCGTTCTGGCACCTGTACCGCCGGTTTCCCCGGGCATTCCGGAGCCGCCTGCTCTACTTCGTGGGCCCGCGGCGGTTCGAGGTGGCACCCGACGGCCTGGATGTCGGCTCGATGAGCGGCTACAACTTCACCGAGCAACCGCCCCTCGTGCGCGCCCTGTACGCCTGGCCGGGCGAACTCTTCGCTGTGCCCGACCTTAACACGCGTAGCTACCTGGCCTTGCTGCTAGCCATACGCGGCGACATCTCGCTGATCACCGGCGTGTTTCCCTTGCCGATCATCTCGCTGCTGCGCGATCTCGAGCAACGGGCGGAAGACCTGGCGACCGACCTGGAGCGGGGGACCCTGCGCGGGGCGGGGCCGCTCACGCCTCACCAGCAGGCGTTCTTCGCCCGCGGGCCCCGGCCCGACCTGGCCGCCAGGCTGGCGCGGGCGGCGCGAGCGCCCGTCGAGGAGAAGGCCGCGCTCGCCTGGCCGAACCTGGATCTCTGCTACTGCTGGTGCACGTCCACGGCCGGCTCCTACGTCCCCGAGTTGCGGCGACGCCTGGGGCCCGGGGTCAAGGTGCGCGACGCCATCTACGCGGCCACCGAGGCCTGGTGCAACGTGCCGCTGGGGGACGAGGAAACCGGCGGCCCCCTGGCGATCACTTCGGCCTACTACGAGTTCATCCCCGAGGCTGGAGGCGATCCGGTGCCGCTGGAAGGCCTGCGGGACGGGGCCCGGTACTTCATCGTGGTGACCACCGCCGCGGGCCTCTACCGCTACGTCATCGGCGACCTGGTCGAGGTCTGCGGGCAGTACCTGGCGACGCCGCGCATCCGCTTCGTGCGCAAGGCGGGAGCCAGTTCCAACCTCGCGGGCGAGCAACTCGACGAGTCGCACGTCAACCAGGCGGTCGGCGAGGCGCTTGCGAGTCTGGGGGGCGAACTTTCCTGGTTCGCGCTGGTGGGCGATACCGGCGGCGAGCAGCCCGGCTACGATCTGCTGCTCGAGCCGGCACCCGGCGCGGCCCTGTCCGACGTCGCCCTCGATGCCCTGGGAGCCGAGGTCGAGGCGCGGCTGGGCCGCATCGCCTACAACTACGGCCTGCACCGCGGAGGGGGCCGCCTGCGGGCGCTGCGCGCCGTCCGGGTGCCCGCGGGCAGCTATGCGGCCTGGCGCGGCCGCAAGGTCGCCGGCGGCACCAGCGAGGCGCAGCTCAAGTCGGTCCACCTGTACGCGCTCCGCGCCGAGGTGCCGCCGGAGTTCGCCGCTATCAGTC